DNA sequence from the Lycium barbarum isolate Lr01 chromosome 5, ASM1917538v2, whole genome shotgun sequence genome:
GTGAGGCTACTAATCATTTTGCTCTCAGGCTTGATCTTTAAATTAATTAACAGAGTGATTTGGTGGGATTATATAAGGTTATTAAATTACTTGCTTATAGGCAGAGAATTTACAGCAAGATTATAGGATTACATGTAACTATGAAAAACAGAGAGGTCTTCTGGAGATCTCTGGTAATCGAAATTGTATTCTTCTGACTAATGACCAAATTTGTGTAGCATAGTGTGAAGACATCAAAGATGAAAACAACTGTACCGATTCAAGCTGTATCTATATAATGTAGCCGAGACACTAGTCCCTTCCTATGAAAACTATACCTCATTATGAGGTTAGCAACTCTCCCAAGTTCAGAACTAATGTTTTTCTTCTCCTAATTAAATTCCTATTACTATATGAATTGCAACAACATTTATGATACATAGCCTTTGAGTCCTTCTCGATATCCTGATCTTTTGGATGCTTTAACTCACATTGACACTGTCATGAGGCAGGTTCTTCATTCACAATGCATTCATACTCTAGATTCGTCTTTGAGCTGAGAATTTTCATGCCTAGCTAAGTCAGGACTAGGAACTCTTATCTATTATTTTAGTACACAACAAACCAGAATGTACTACTCTGTTTTTACTCTCTGTTTGCTTGTTTCTTATGCAGCTTCAATTTGTTACACAACAAACCAGACTTCATTGACACATTGACACAAACCAGACTTTATTACTCTCTGTTCTACTCTGTTTTTTTTCCTAGGAAAGGACCATCATATTACAATTGGATCATCTGAATGCCGATACTGTTTTTCCGGACACAAAATAAACCAACATACAATAACAGCCACAGCAATCTCGTCATTTGTCAAAGAGAAATCAAATCCAAAAAATTTTAGACCAATTAAATGAAAAAGAAATGAAGAACTTTACTTACTGTTGTAGGAGAAACTGCCGAAGAAGAAGCAAAGAACCCCGCAAACTGTTCTGGAATCGTCCCTTCTTTCATTATCATATATGCCTTGAAAGCATTCATCATTTTTTCCTGAGCATTTATCATTTTCTTATGGTTCTGTTGACATTGGGACGAACATGAACCTTCACTTCTTGAAGCACTTGTACCGCTGAAACGAGGTCTTGCTTGTTTAAAAACTTTACTGGGGACAGGTCCTAATCCCAAGCACCTCACCCTCCCAGAGTGCTCTTCTCCTAGCACCTTGCCGACGGCATCATTTCGCGAAATTTGAGACTCGTCTATGGTGCTTTGGCTTAAAGCTAACTCAATTTTTTCCTACACATACAAAACTCATTGTCACAAATAAACCAATAGGAACGCGTGAAATTAAAGAAGACAGAACTTAAGAGACATGGCTTTTAACTATGAAGCTTCATTAATTTTTAACCCATAAGATGGAAAAACTTTAACGTGATTCCTTAAACTTAGGATACAAAGCAAAGAGATGGGATTCTAAggacaaatttgaaaaaaataacttCAAACAATGAAACAGAGAGCATAGAATCAGATCATATTGCTATATTAAAAACGTCAATCAGATGACCACCGATCATTTTTTCATATACAAAAATCAGCATTAGCTCACTTCAATTATCTGCCCTACTCCCCAATCCTCATGATTTGTTTCTTGAGATAAGCTGAGAATTCACAGAAACTTACGCATATTTCTTTTGCTGCTTCATTAACATATACTCCATCTTGATTCTTATGAGTAGCAAGGTATATTTGTGCTCGTCCAGGCCTTTGTCCAGTCTGAGCCATctataaataaaaatcaaatcagAATTATTTACTACATAGAAATAATTACATAGCAAGTTAATTTACTCACCATTTCAGCCCTTCTCGTAGCATTGGCTTTGGAGCCGCCTGTGTGTGGTATAGTCTATTTCTTTAGATTTATAGACATGTCCCATTGCAACTGACTCGGTTGTCCTAAAGAAGAACTTGGGCTTCAAGAATAAAACATTGGTTAGCTTATACCTTTATAATTTGATATAGTTGTGCTTCTCACCAAAAAAGAAACAGTGATATAGTTGTAATAATATAGAGCTTATACCTTTATAATTTGATATAGTTGTGCTTCTCACCAAAAAAGAGACAGTGATATAGTTGTAATAATATAGAGCTTATACCTTTATAATTTGATCGAAGACGCGGTTGAAGTATGAAATAGGTAAACTTAACCATTTCTCAAAGTTGATTGGAAATAAAGAGCAGTCACATGCCAAAATTCCACAAAAGCGTGAAAGAAGGCCGCGTCCATCTCCAAATGGTTCATCCAAGTAATCAAAATCAACCACAATACGTTCTTCACACGTTAAATTGATCACTTCATTAACTTTCACTCTGAGTTTCCTGATATTTTCTTCTGAATCTATAATAAGAAAAGAGATCAGTTGAAGCCACGAGAGAGATGAACAGCAACTTAGAAGGGACTGTTGAATATGTACTGATAGTCAAAAGTATTTACCTATTGCGTCTACAATCCAATGCGACCTAGAACGCTTTTTGGATGCGGCCTGAACTGTTGGAGCTGGCTGTGTTGAGTCCTGATCTGTCGAAGCCAAATGTGATGTCGAGTGAACTGACAGAGATGGTTGTGGTGAGTCCTGATCTGTCGAAGCCAAATTTGATGTCAAATGAACTGATCGAGATGGTTGTGATGCTTGGTGAACTGCTGGAGTCGGCTGTGGTGCGGCCTGATCCATCGGAGCTGGATGGGATATTGAGTGAATTGATCGAGACGGCTGTGATGCCGGCTGAAATGTTGGAGTCGCCTGCGATGTAGGCTGAAATGATGGGGCCAGATGTGTTGTTGCCCGAAATGACATGGTCGGATGTGTTGGCAGGCATGGCGTTGATTGAAGAGTCGGATGTGTTGGTCCTATAGCTGCATTGTTAAATGCAAAATTAAGAAATTGATTCAAACCAATCACATACTCTGGTGTGTTCCTTGGCATTCCAATCCAAGATTTATCCATTAGTTTATTAGATTAGTGTGCAACAATATCACCTATAAGAATTCATGAGAAAGAAAATGAGTTTCCTATTAGCATAAGTGAACATAatagaaaatgaaaaaataattaattctaACAGAGAGCATACATAATCTAACATGgttttttggtatgttttctgtATTTCTTTCTTCCTTCCTCCCTCTTTTGCATATTTTTTCTTCCCTTCCAATTCATggtttttgtgaggacccacagctgggcgctaaccatactgtgaacccctgggtacagctgggcgctaaccatactgaccccatgaacatgcgtacatacatacatacatgacatgcatactcaggtattgtatgggcaggtgccaacagacaattcgatatacgctgcagcggctggtatcgaacccgtgacctccccccttttgttctcccaaaggagacgactctcacctgcccgtacaatacctgagtatgcatgtcatgtatgtatgtatgtacgcatgttcatggggtcagtatggttagcgcccagctgtacccaggggttcacagtatggttagcgcccagctgtgggtcctcacagttTTTTGGGGGAGAATATAGTAATATGAAGATTATAGATGTAAGTTTTCTCTTTTCCGTGTCCCTTTTTCTCTTCTGAAACATCCTATTCAAAGCTATTTTTGGTTAAACAATCTGGATTTAAGAGGGTCCTAACACAGCGAAAAGTAAGTTCTTTCAGGCAATTTGTCAATCACCTCCAAGGCAAGTTTGATAGCGGTTCCATTCTTACTGCACTTTGAAAAGCTTAAAACAGTAAAATAAAGAATAAACCATGAAAACAGCGAAGCAGCTGAACACGCACAACAGAGGTGTAGAGATTTATCACCAATTAGCCAAAAAATTTAGGTGAAAGTAAGCTAAATCTTCCATGGAAGACTCAAAACACAGAAAAAAACATTCTTCAATTTAAAACTCAGCACTGATAATCAGAAAAGATGGAAAAATAAAGAGGAAATCGAAAAAAAAACTCACCTAATAACTGTGTAGATCACCTAAACTGAGCAGTGAAGACACGCAGCAAAACAATCAAAATATGAAGAAGAACCTGGTAAACCCAAAAAATTAGTGAACTCATATTATTCATTAATCAGCGATTGAAGTGTCAATCTTTAAAAAATCATAGGTGTTTGAACATATAATCACATGAAAACATTAAGAAAAGGGAAAACCCATATACTGAAATACCAAAAATCAAAAGATACTTGAGATAATAGATAGATTAGTAGAAGTAGTAGCAGTAGAAAATTTACCTTTGAGATCAATGTTTGGACCAATTTCGTTCAAAAACTCCAACTTCTATTTTAAACTAATTTCGTACCCATGTTTGGACCAATTTCATTTGACGTTTGAGAAAGGATATTTCAAAGTAATTCcttaatttttgaaagaaaaaaagaaagttaGAAAGAATGCCCAAGAAATCAGAAGATACTTTGAGAatttctttgttttcctttttgttcAAACAAAAGAGATCTCAACAGACCATATTGTTGGAAGAATACAACCAAACGGATTAGGACGCATTTGCTTGAGAAAGTCGAAATAAAAACCAAACTGCTTTTGTATCT
Encoded proteins:
- the LOC132641586 gene encoding uncharacterized protein LOC132641586 isoform X1; its protein translation is MMAQTGQRPGRAQIYLATHKNQDGVYVNEAAKEICEKIELALSQSTIDESQISRNDAVGKVLGEEHSGRVRCLGLGPVPSKVFKQARPRFSGTSASRSEGSCSSQCQQNHKKMINAQEKMMNAFKAYMIMKEGTIPEQFAGFFASSSAVSPTTPSDAASGSLSPMDARRSCGDSNPSDNR
- the LOC132641586 gene encoding uncharacterized protein LOC132641586 isoform X2, which translates into the protein MAQTGQRPGRAQIYLATHKNQDGVYVNEAAKEICEKIELALSQSTIDESQISRNDAVGKVLGEEHSGRVRCLGLGPVPSKVFKQARPRFSGTSASRSEGSCSSQCQQNHKKMINAQEKMMNAFKAYMIMKEGTIPEQFAGFFASSSAVSPTTPSDAASGSLSPMDARRSCGDSNPSDNR